The following are encoded in a window of Elusimicrobiota bacterium genomic DNA:
- a CDS encoding glycoside hydrolase family 13 protein, translated as MARIDTPDWVPDAVFYQIFPDRFAKSRRVPKPSGLEPWDSPPTPCGFKGGDLLGVAEKLDYLQDLGINALYFTPVFTSPANHRYHTSDYLHVDPILGGDAALEELLKAAHRRGMRVVLDGVFNHSGRGLYQFNHTLENGAASPYLDWFHLDHARLAAGRPLNAYPRGPREELGYGAWWGLPALPKFDTSTPAVREFIFRVAEHWLRFGVDGWRLDVPSEIDDDSFWREFRRRVKAVDPEAYIVGEIWVEARRWLRGDQFDAVMNYLLTKAVLACFCDRLDMDQVRRTGGDYRGIRPLDVAGFADRVDYILKLYDPAVTRCQLNLLDSHDTPRFLTLARGDEAALRLAATLLFTFPGAPCIYYGDEIGLEGRSDPDCRRAFPWDRRRWDHRLRAFFRRLIRLRRGHPALRRGRFTRLLAQDGVYAYGRGLGRDQWLVALNMGRAARAVDISLPPGLRSALWREAWGGGTHRCEAGKLRGLRLSARGSLILRRV; from the coding sequence ATGGCGCGCATAGACACCCCCGACTGGGTCCCGGACGCGGTCTTCTACCAGATCTTCCCGGACCGCTTCGCCAAGAGCCGTCGCGTGCCCAAGCCCTCGGGCCTCGAGCCTTGGGACTCCCCGCCCACCCCCTGCGGCTTCAAGGGCGGAGACCTCCTGGGCGTGGCCGAGAAGCTGGACTACCTCCAGGACCTGGGCATCAACGCCCTCTACTTCACGCCCGTCTTCACCTCCCCCGCCAACCACCGCTACCACACCAGCGACTATCTCCACGTCGACCCCATCCTGGGCGGGGACGCCGCCCTCGAGGAGCTGCTCAAGGCCGCCCACCGCCGGGGCATGCGCGTGGTCCTCGACGGTGTGTTCAACCACTCCGGCCGCGGCCTCTACCAGTTCAACCACACCCTGGAGAATGGCGCGGCCTCGCCTTACCTGGACTGGTTCCACCTCGACCATGCGCGCCTGGCGGCCGGCCGGCCGTTGAACGCCTATCCCCGCGGCCCGCGCGAAGAGCTCGGCTACGGCGCCTGGTGGGGACTGCCCGCCTTGCCCAAGTTCGACACCAGCACCCCGGCCGTGCGCGAGTTCATCTTCAGGGTAGCCGAGCACTGGCTGCGCTTCGGCGTCGACGGCTGGCGCCTCGACGTCCCTTCGGAGATAGACGACGATTCCTTCTGGCGCGAGTTCCGCCGCCGGGTGAAGGCCGTGGATCCCGAGGCCTATATCGTAGGAGAGATCTGGGTCGAGGCCCGACGCTGGCTCCGGGGCGACCAGTTCGACGCGGTCATGAACTATCTCCTCACCAAGGCCGTGCTGGCCTGCTTCTGCGACCGCCTGGACATGGACCAGGTCCGAAGGACCGGCGGCGACTACCGCGGCATACGGCCTCTGGACGTGGCCGGCTTCGCCGACAGGGTCGATTATATCCTCAAGCTCTACGACCCGGCCGTGACGCGCTGCCAGCTCAACCTCCTGGACAGCCACGACACCCCGCGCTTCCTGACCTTGGCGCGCGGCGACGAGGCGGCTCTGCGCCTGGCCGCGACCTTGCTGTTCACATTCCCCGGCGCGCCTTGCATCTACTACGGCGACGAGATCGGCCTGGAGGGGCGCAGCGACCCGGACTGCCGGCGCGCTTTCCCCTGGGACCGGCGGCGCTGGGACCACAGGCTGCGGGCCTTCTTCCGGCGCCTCATCCGCCTGCGCCGGGGCCACCCGGCCCTGCGGCGCGGCCGCTTCACCAGGCTTCTGGCCCAAGACGGGGTCTACGCCTACGGCCGCGGGCTCGGCCGCGACCAGTGGCTAGTGGCGCTCAACATGGGCCGCGCGGCGCGCGCCGTGGACATCAGCCTGCCCCCCGGCCTGCGCAGCGCGCTTTGGCGCGAGGCTTGGGGCGGGGGCACTCACCGCTGCGAGGCGGGCAAGCTCCGTGGCCTGCGCCTGAGCGCCCGCGGCAGCCTCATCCTGCGGCGGGTCTAG
- a CDS encoding caspase family protein, translating into MRRLGLPVLAWCAVALSGCGLQTRGAAGVSQGYDALDLTIGVLPIGVSLNQSQNMFPGVAAAMDRYQLFRSIEPSAASPNKKFDLLMIVGEGVFAPEVKVVSGYSNKELFREKVMALYGAGAKKAVYDLAKAFAVGKPAYQEIMAEREIYRKQGQRPAETAPATAATVVSDVDEPAYHSAARPDDYAVVVGIERYADLPEARFAVRDAQAVREHLKALGLPERNIVLLTGERASKAGLAKNLETWLVNNVKEDSTVFFYYSGHGAPEPATGQAYLVPFDGDPQYLSDTAYPLKRLYQKLGELKVKRVVVALDACFSGAGGRSVLAKGIKPLVSKVVLDVPAQGKLVALSASAAAQVSGTSEEQGHGLFTYYLLKGLNGAAQTAGSGVTVRSLFDYLSPNVQDEARRQNREQTPQLQGQAAGVRLR; encoded by the coding sequence ATGAGAAGGCTGGGATTGCCGGTGTTGGCATGGTGCGCCGTGGCTCTGTCCGGCTGCGGCCTGCAGACGCGGGGCGCGGCCGGGGTGTCCCAGGGCTACGACGCCCTGGACCTGACCATCGGGGTCCTGCCCATCGGGGTCAGCCTCAACCAGAGCCAGAACATGTTCCCGGGCGTGGCCGCGGCCATGGACCGCTATCAGCTCTTCCGTTCCATCGAGCCCAGCGCCGCCAGCCCGAACAAGAAGTTCGACCTGCTCATGATCGTCGGCGAAGGCGTCTTCGCTCCCGAGGTCAAGGTCGTCTCCGGCTATTCCAACAAGGAGCTGTTCCGCGAGAAGGTGATGGCGCTCTATGGGGCCGGCGCCAAGAAGGCGGTCTACGACCTGGCCAAGGCCTTCGCCGTGGGCAAGCCGGCCTATCAGGAGATCATGGCCGAGCGCGAGATCTACCGCAAGCAGGGCCAGCGCCCGGCCGAGACCGCGCCGGCGACGGCTGCGACCGTGGTCTCCGATGTGGATGAGCCCGCCTACCATTCGGCCGCGCGGCCCGACGACTACGCCGTGGTCGTGGGCATCGAGCGTTATGCGGACCTGCCCGAGGCGCGCTTCGCGGTCCGCGACGCCCAGGCGGTGCGCGAGCATCTCAAGGCCCTGGGTCTGCCGGAGCGCAACATCGTGCTGCTGACTGGCGAGCGGGCCAGCAAGGCCGGCTTGGCCAAGAACCTGGAGACCTGGCTGGTCAACAACGTCAAGGAGGACTCCACGGTCTTTTTCTACTACTCGGGGCACGGGGCGCCGGAGCCGGCCACGGGGCAGGCCTATCTCGTGCCTTTCGACGGGGACCCGCAGTATCTCTCGGACACCGCTTATCCGCTCAAGCGCCTGTATCAGAAGTTGGGGGAGCTCAAGGTCAAGCGCGTCGTCGTGGCTCTCGACGCCTGCTTCTCGGGAGCGGGCGGGCGTTCGGTCCTGGCCAAGGGCATCAAGCCGCTGGTGAGCAAAGTGGTCCTGGACGTCCCGGCGCAGGGCAAGTTGGTGGCCCTCTCCGCTTCGGCGGCGGCGCAGGTGTCAGGTACGAGCGAAGAGCAAGGTCATGGTCTCTTCACCTATTATCTGCTCAAAGGGCTCAATGGCGCCGCCCAGACCGCCGGCTCCGGCGTGACGGTCCGCAGCCTCTTCGACTATCTCTCCCCCAATGTCCAGGACGAGGCCCGCCGGCAGAACCGCGAGCAGACGCCGCAACTGCAGGGGCAGGCCGCGGGCGTCAGGCTGAGGTAG
- a CDS encoding zf-TFIIB domain-containing protein — MTEASVLRCPSCGGPTEPKAEACPYCKVTLNPVRCPWCFVWSYSECGCPHCGATGLPPGPDAPPLSCPTCRQGALTSRVLGAARLSGCSRCGGVWVDPSSFQRICADRQTQAAYLGEGSVTPAPKPSDPTDSSLRYRPCAQCGDLMNRINFAGRSGVILDVCKPHGIWFDPDELRRIVEFIRGGGLDLARQREKDELTAERRRLEQERRAPPLISPAVSFAGATIPEGLSTARFLLKLIFDLPSGR; from the coding sequence ATGACCGAAGCCTCCGTCCTGCGCTGCCCTTCCTGCGGCGGGCCTACCGAACCCAAGGCCGAGGCCTGCCCCTATTGCAAGGTCACGCTCAACCCGGTCCGCTGCCCTTGGTGCTTCGTCTGGAGCTACTCCGAGTGCGGCTGTCCCCATTGCGGGGCCACGGGCCTGCCGCCGGGCCCCGATGCCCCGCCCCTCTCGTGCCCGACCTGCCGCCAAGGCGCGCTGACATCAAGAGTGCTGGGCGCGGCGCGCCTCTCCGGCTGCAGCCGTTGCGGCGGTGTGTGGGTCGATCCGTCCTCGTTCCAGAGGATCTGCGCGGACCGCCAGACCCAGGCCGCCTACCTGGGCGAGGGTTCGGTGACGCCAGCGCCCAAGCCCTCCGACCCCACGGATTCCTCCCTGCGCTACCGTCCCTGCGCGCAGTGCGGCGACCTCATGAACCGCATCAACTTCGCGGGCCGCTCCGGCGTCATCCTCGACGTGTGCAAGCCCCACGGCATCTGGTTCGACCCCGACGAACTGCGCCGCATCGTGGAGTTCATCCGCGGCGGAGGCCTGGACCTGGCCCGCCAGCGCGAGAAGGATGAACTCACCGCGGAGCGCCGGCGCCTCGAACAGGAGAGGAGGGCTCCTCCCCTCATCTCCCCCGCGGTCTCCTTTGCTGGGGCCACCATACCCGAGGGCCTCAGCACGGCGCGCTTCCTGCTCAAGCTCATCTTCGACCTCCCGAGTGGCCGCTGA
- the pip gene encoding prolyl aminopeptidase — MEKLKDIFPKIKPYNEGFLKVSPLHTIHYEECGNPKGKPLIFLHGGPGGGIEPIYPRYFNPRKWRIVLFDQRGCGKSKPHAELRENTTWDLVADIERLREHLGIERWVVFGGSWGSTLTLAYAETHPKRCKALILRGIFLLRDKELRWFYQEGANFVFPDAWEHYLKPIPPKERRDLVKAYHRRLTSPDRSTRLAAAKAWAIWEGATSKLHQDMSLMARFGKSRFAEAFARIECHYFVNKGFLRKQTQLLDDVRRIRRIPAVIVQGRYDMCCPIISAWDLHRAWPQAQFIVVADAGHSMTEPGIRSELIKAAERFSRL; from the coding sequence ATGGAAAAGCTCAAGGACATCTTTCCGAAGATCAAGCCGTACAACGAAGGCTTCCTCAAGGTTTCGCCCCTGCACACCATCCACTACGAGGAATGCGGCAATCCCAAGGGAAAACCCCTCATCTTCCTCCACGGCGGACCCGGCGGCGGAATCGAACCCATCTATCCCCGCTATTTCAATCCCAGGAAATGGCGCATCGTGCTCTTCGACCAGCGCGGCTGCGGCAAGAGCAAGCCCCACGCGGAGTTGCGCGAGAACACCACTTGGGACCTGGTCGCCGACATCGAGCGCCTGCGCGAGCACCTCGGCATCGAGCGCTGGGTGGTCTTCGGCGGGAGTTGGGGCAGCACCTTGACCCTCGCCTATGCCGAGACCCATCCTAAGCGCTGCAAGGCGCTCATCCTGCGCGGCATCTTCCTGCTCCGGGACAAGGAGCTGCGCTGGTTCTATCAGGAGGGCGCCAACTTCGTGTTCCCCGACGCCTGGGAGCACTACCTCAAGCCCATCCCGCCCAAGGAAAGACGGGACCTCGTCAAAGCCTACCACCGCCGCCTGACCAGCCCGGACCGCAGCACGCGCCTGGCCGCGGCCAAGGCCTGGGCCATCTGGGAGGGAGCCACCAGCAAGCTCCACCAGGACATGAGCCTGATGGCGCGCTTCGGTAAGAGCCGCTTCGCCGAGGCCTTCGCGCGAATCGAGTGCCACTACTTCGTCAACAAGGGGTTCTTGAGGAAGCAGACCCAACTCCTCGACGACGTCCGGAGGATCCGGCGCATCCCCGCGGTCATCGTGCAGGGCCGCTACGACATGTGCTGTCCCATCATCTCCGCCTGGGACCTGCATCGCGCTTGGCCGCAGGCCCAGTTCATCGTGGTGGCCGACGCCGGACACTCCATGACCGAGCCCGGCATCCGCAGCGAGCTCATCAAGGCCGCGGAGCGCTTCAGCCGGCTCTGA